Proteins co-encoded in one Dasypus novemcinctus isolate mDasNov1 chromosome 18, mDasNov1.1.hap2, whole genome shotgun sequence genomic window:
- the LOC111760600 gene encoding zinc finger protein 83-like isoform X2, producing MLENYRNLVSLEISPKCAMKVLLPKEDFRMGELCQPVILERHGVEDFDFRKVWEDINVFQNWQGCGKVNCKTLPVTHNDVTCRKDCQPTKFCSNFSLKHSVFVRKFAYQYFKHDTSFLETSLNLRSNGGCAGNKDIRCFENRIDFQSNLAEMQRFQTEEKTYECSQVEKSIKNCFLVLPVQQFPSDKTNVCNKYGKGFVHHSLLAQQKIPIRDKSYKRKECGKAVNSFSNLTRHQRIHTRGNPYECVGCGKTFRHWSGLKSHQRIHTGENFFKCNECDRVFKQHSGLMIHQSIHTREKPYKCNECGKAFSQLSYLSKHQNRHTPPREEPHTCHLCGKSFIHLSRLLRHQRIHTRERPHKCNECGKSFRRRSHLVDHQRIHTGEKPYRCKQCDQSFRQQCTLRMHRRVHADEKPYICKECGKAFKRSSLLSDHQNTHTGMLRKCNVCGKTFIHRSSLVKHQRIHSGEKPYKCNECGRTFMNCSEFWCHQRVHTGKKPYQCDECGKSFVQKFSLVEHHRIHTGEKPYQCDECGKSFVKKFCLVEHQRIHTGEKPYKCNECDKAFRHRSTLKTHQRIHTGEKPYKCNECGKAFTTWTPFSRHRNVHSHPEERPHKCNICGKTFSYMSVLKDHGRVHTGEKPYKCNKCGKAFKQSSHLSKHQGTHAG from the coding sequence AAATCTCTCCTAAATGTGCAATGAAGGTATTATTGCCAAAAGAGGACTTTAGGATGGGAGAATTATGCCAACCAGTGATACTGGAAAGACATGGAGTTGAGGATTTTGACTTCAGGAAAGTCTGGGAAGATATAAATGTATTTCAGAATTGGCAGGGATGTGGCAAAGTAAATTGTAAAACATTGCCTGTGACCCATAATGATGTCACTTGCAGAAAAGATTGCCAGCCTACCAAATTTTGcagcaatttctctctaaagcaCAGTGTTTTTGTTAGAAAATTTGCATATCAATACTTCAAACATGACACATCATTTTTAGAGACTTCTTTGAATCTAAGAAGTAACGGAGGCTGTGCAGGGAACAAGGATATCAGGTGCTTTGAAAATAGAATTGACTTTCAATCAAATCTGGCTGAAATGCAGAGATTTCAAACTGAAGAGAAAACTTACGAATGTAGTCAAGTTGAGAAATCCATCAAAAATTGTTTCTTGGTGTTACCAGTTCAACAATTTCCTAGTGACAAAACCAACGTTTGCAATAAATATGGTAAGGGTTTTGTGCATCATTCATTGCTTGCACAACAGAAAATTCCCATTAGAGACAAGTCTTACAAACGTAAGGAGTGTGGCAAAGCCGTTAACAGCTTCTCAAACCTCACAAGACATCAAAGAATCCATACCAGAGGAAATCCATACGAATGTGTTGGATGTGGCAAGACCTTTAGGCACTGGTCTGGCCTCAAGAGCCACcaaagaattcatactggagagaacttttttaaatgtaatgaatgtgacAGGGTCTTTAAACAACATTCTGGCCTCATGATCCACCAAAGTATTCACACCAGggagaaaccttacaaatgtaatgaGTGTGGCAAAGCATTTAGTCAGTTGTCATACCTCTCTAAGCATCAGAATAGACATACCCCTCCTAGAGAGGAGCCACACACATGTCATCTCTGTGGCAAGAGTTTTATCCATCTTTCACGCCTTCTGagacatcagagaattcatactcgAGAAAGACcacacaaatgcaatgaatgtggtaAGTCTTTTAGGCGAAGGTCACACCTTGTGGaccatcagagaattcatactggcgAGAAACCTTACAGATGTAAGCAATGTGACCAGTCCTTCAGGCAACAGTGTACCCTCAGGATGCACCGAAGAGTTCACGCTGATGAGAAACCTTACATATGTAAGGAATGTGGCAAAGCTTTTAAGCGGTCCTCTCTCCTTTCTGACCATCAGAATACACATACTGGAATGTTACGCAAATGTAATGTGTGTGGCAAGACTTTTATCCACAGGTCATCTCTTGTAaagcatcagagaattcatagtGGAGAAaaaccttacaaatgtaatgaatgtggtagGACTTTCATGAATTGTTCAGAATTTTGGTGTCATCAGAGAGTTCACACTGGAAAGAAACCTTACCAATGTGATGAATGTGGTAAATCTTTTGTGCAAAAATTCTCTCTTGTAGAACATCACAGAATTCATACTGGGGAGAAACCTTACCAATGTGATGAATGTGGTAAATCTTTTGTGAAAAAATTCTGTCTTGTagaacatcagagaattcatactggggagaaaccttacaaatgtaatgaatgtgacAAGGCCTTTAGGCATCGGTCTACTCTTAAGACCCACCAacgaattcacactggagagaaaccttacaaatgtaatgaatgtggcaaaGCCTTTACTACGTGGACACCCTTCTCTAGACATCGGAATGTACATAGTCATCCTGAAGAAAGGCCACACAAATGTAATATTTGTGGCAAGACTTTTAGCTATATGTCTGTCCTCAAGGACCACGGAAgagttcacactggagagaaaccttacaaatgtaacaaatgtggcAAAGCCTTTAAGCAGTCCTCACACCTCTCTAAGCATCAGGGTACACATGCTGGATAG